The sequence below is a genomic window from Pecten maximus chromosome 14, xPecMax1.1, whole genome shotgun sequence.
CAGTAAGATATCTTGAAAGCGTGTTGGTTAAAAACGCTGCGGATTGATACTCTCCTACACTACAGTGATTCATGCACTTGGATTGTGTTATTTCAGTTGGAAAATTGGGTCTGGGCTAAGCCACGCTTAACTACATCGAGTTTGGCGAAACTGCCAGATTGGAAGTTAGATTATTGCTGTAAACATGATCCCGTGGTCAAGAGGTATACACCAATTTTAAGAGAAAGGATTTCTGCACATGTCGATACCTagatatcattgatgtaaacaatattttgtgAGTTAAGTTACGAGTTTAAAAGTCCTGCTGTCCAAAGGAAAATCTTGTTGTGTCCCTTTCAGTGTTTACCTACAGTAGTATATTATGAAAGTTGGCAATCCAGTACCAGACCGTGTGCATAGAAAATGCTTGTTTCGAAACTCTACATATCCTAGAAAGACAAAATATCTGTATGTTGCAGTATAATTCATTGCTcgctttattttatattactttaaatctttatttatatgTGGTAACACCTATCTGttctttatataatatttcaaagtttCTTTGATCTTTACCCAACTTATGTCAACATGTATCCTGTCAGTTTTACGATTTCGCCATACTGATATGCACATGATGTGAGGGTATCGAAATGGATAAATTACAAAATAGTGAAATGAATTTGAATGTCCATGACTTATATCACAAGTGATATTTTCGGTTTAAAAGCTGTATCGTCATATTTGAGCGACATAACAGGATATGAATAGTAGATATCATCCTTAGTATCATTAAAACCACGAAATATATATCACTCGAACTCCTCATCTTCAGTCGCCTACACAAGTCTACACTAATATGGTACATTAGGGACTGCTAACATTTGAGAACGCATTTGTTCGAGCGGTTGCGTGATGTCTTTCGATTTTCCTGGAACTTTCCCTTTTTTGATGACAACATCCCAGCTTCCCATATAGCTACGGCATATGCATATCGCAGTTTATGATTTTCTATAGTTATTtcaataagaaatgttataTGTTTGGCTTACAAACCTGGAAGACACATTGTTGCTTTCGTAATCCCATTGTAAAAGACATTTTTACACAATTGGAAGATTAGTCAAGCATATCATTACCATTGCCATTCCTTTTGATTTCGACACTTCTGCGGTTCGACGTTAGTTGATGTTACTATATTTGGATTTAATCGGGATAATTCTTTAATGTTTACCCTGTCTGAACACCTGGTTTAATATCTTCATccgtattatttttttttattttcatatatttgtcTTAGATTCTTCCATTAAGGGAGCTAAGATGTTCACATCAAATTTTGATATACTCTAGTTATATATTCAAGACAATTGTAttatgaaatatgttaaaacaatacCGCAGAATTGAATTGCAATATTTACTCGTATACAAAATCATGgataaatgacatttttagCATCTTGCGTTACTAGTTTGCGAAGAGTATTTTCTTCAACTGTCGGCAATGACGGCGGGAAACACTAGACACAGGAAGTCCTGTTTGTTGTCATCAAGAATGCCCAACTTAACAAGAACGGAGatctaaaataaaaatgataaaaaacaaGAAGATGAAAAGTGGACGACAGATTGAAGCTTATCAATACAAGTATTACTATATATGATTATTACTTATTAAGGaactttaaatatttaaagaacAACAAACCTGAAATTAATTTAGAAAAGACTAGATGCAGACACCTTTTTGAGATCCGTACAAAGGTCATTTAAATACGTGGACGGAATGGAAgcaagaaaataaatataaagcaTAGACATGTACAAACATAAATAATAGAGTGTACAGGTGTACAAACATAGATAATAGAGTGTACAGGTGTACAAACATAGATAATAgaatgtacaggtaaacaaacaTAGATAATAGAGTGTACAGATGTACAAACGTAAATCACAGagtgtactgatgtacaaaCGTAAATCACAGagtgtactgatgtacaaaCGTAAATCACAGagtgtactgatgtacaaaCGTAAATCACAGagtgtactgatgtacaaaCGTAAATCACAGagtgtactgatgtacaaaCGTAAATCACAGagtgtactgatgtacaaaCGTAAATCACAGagtgtactgatgtacaaaCGTAAATCACAGagtgtactgatgtacaaaCGTAAATCATAGagtgtactgatgtacaaaCGTAAATCATAGAGTGTACCGGTGTACAGTCGTAAATCACAGagtgtactgatgtacaaaCGTAAATCACAGagtgtactgatgtacaaaCGTAAATCACAGagtgtactgatgtacaaaCGTAAATCACAGagtgtactgatgtacaaaCGTAAATCACAGAGTGTACAGATGTACAAACGTTAATCATAGTGTGTACAGATgtacaaaaataaatcataGAGTGTACCGGTGTACAAACGTAAATcatagtgtactgatgtacaaaCATAAAATTAGAGTGTACATAAGATGGATAATGTTGTACATACCTTTGGGTAAGATGGAGAAACATAGATGACGATGTTATACTGTGAGGAAGTACCCTTCTTGATAGGAcaaacaacatttttatttgtacAGCAATCCAAAGGCGATGGGAATTTGACATTTACGCCGGCAATAATACCATATATGGAGTTAGTTGGATGTGTCACGTCCTCATCTGTACACAAAAAGGTACCCATGGGAACGTAGATGGCGATAttgtacatattttcattttggttGACTTAGAAGACTTAGAAAGTTTAGCTGATAATCGAATAAAGCGATGGTGAGTTGGAATTAACGAATTAATTGTGACATAATTAATTTACAGAAACGACAACTAGTACCAGTGGAACACGTTATTACTACCAGCGCAAAAATCGCTAGActaaattaccgctaaaatgaACGTTAAAAGTAGGTATAGCCACACTGTCATGACGAAGCACGcgttttttaaagtaaatatgtATTCTTTTTCTAAGTAATCGGCgtgtatttttatcattttaaacctagatatatatcataatgacaGCGTCCATGAAgacaacaaatatatttaaaataggATACATTTATAATAGCTTCAATGGTACTCACAGGTTAGAATgttttaaaaaaggaaatattatcatcagtaacagTTTAATAATTTCACCCGACGGTTTACACGCGATAACACAGTGAAGCTTACTTGCTGTGTAGTTGACGACCATGGTGGCATTCTTGCCGTGAACAAGATGACATGGCTCAGCTGTACATCCTCCAACATCCACACTGTGTATAGTCGCTCCCTTGGAACCTGCAATGGAGAATCATTTGATCATAAATTAACTTTTGCCTAAAAATGACAATTGTGTTGTGTTGAATAACTTGTAGTCAAGGTAAAGACATATTTCTCTTGTTTTTTCCCCATTTTAGTTAAATGTTTGACAACTTTTATTCGTAAATAAAATAGGAATTTTCTAGCATTGACAAAACATTACCGATGGTTACTCTATGCGTTCAAACAAACTTGACATCTATATATTAATGGGGATGTTGTCGTGGCGCAATGGTAATGTCGCATTTGATAGGCGTCGATTTAGTGTCGTTAACTTGAGAGAGGACTATTAAGTTCCGTAGGTTATGAATTCGAGTTCCTGAGAGGCAACAATTTAGTGTCGTAAGTTGTGAATTCGAGGTGGTCCTAAGAGAGGACGACGGAGTGTTGTTGGTTATGAGTTTCAGGCCCTGAGAGAAGACGATTTGGTGTCTTAGGTTGTGAGTTTAACGCCCTGAGAAGGGACGATTTAGTGCCGTAGATTTTGAGTTCGAAGCCCTGAGAGAGGTCAATTTATTTTCGAGGACATTTGTTCATAATATCTGTGTCATGATGTTCTGGTCTCGGCACTCTGTCATATTCATGACCACTGTTTTTGTATACAAGATATACAAGATACATGCTTTTGTTATGTATTCTATGTATGAGTTATGGCAGGATTAGTGTAaagaattaaatacatgtatgtcgaCTTTAGAAGAAATGACATTCGTTTCATTCGTTGAAAAACATATTCTTAAATGTTTAATTGAGGTGCTATTATGagttatatattaaaattattatggCTAAGTAAGTTATTTATTTGTGCATTCCCTGCAGTGATGAGCGCCAAGTAGGGAGCATCATTCTATCAGATTGTTATGTCACGTCCTGGGGAAAGAACTGATAATCCTCATCACGTGGAGCTTATCAACTCAGAAGCAGTGTCGGTAAGACTTAAGGAAGAATAGGGGAGATAAAGAGATAATCTTTCAGTTGTTTTATGCGGCGAAGCAATGAGGACAGCAGGTACAAATCGAATGCCCTACCTACTGTAAGGTTTATAATTGATAGCAATCTAATGTCCGTTGAAACTATCAATACGATATGAAGGAAGTGGGAAGTGTCAGATAAGTTATAATTAAGTAATCTTTGTTTatatctactgaatacaggtacGGACATCCACTGATTTGATTTGCTTTAGAATTTGGTGTTAAATGGGGGTAATGTACTACTTGCTtataagagaaaaaaaagtcCTACTCTATTTTCTGAGACatcgttaccactgtctgtacggCCTTACACATCTAATCTAAAGGTCTAATCCAGTTCCCATTGTCTGAAGGTCTAACCTCTTGTCATCGTCTGTGATGTATAACCGTGTCCCCATTGCCTTCATGTCGAGCCCTGTTCCCATTATCTAAAGGTCTAACCTCGTTCCCATGCTCTCCAGGTCTAACCTTGTTGCCACTAACCAATTGGTCGCTGTATCAGTCATATTGTGGGGCTTGCAAATACATATAAATCGTCTGTCGAAATCAATTGGCTCACTATCATATTTTATGCACAGTGATTGGTAAAATGTAATCGATAAAGTCAGAGACATGAGAGAGACTCAACGGTACCACCTGACCAACAGACTACAGTTGGAGAAATAAAACCCCAAATTGTAAATACTTAGTAGATTCTGATCAAATCCATCAATCATAATCTTTATTGTAACTGCTTACTAATACACAATGTTGTTGGAAGCTTTTTGGGAAgctaatacaatgtacttcttCCTATATTCCCATTGTCTGTAAGGTATAACATCATCACCATTGTCTGTGAGGTATAACATCGTTCCCATTGTCCGTGAGGTATAACATCGTCCCCATTGTCTGTGAGGTATAACATCGTCCCCATTGTCTGTGAGGTATAACATTGTCCCCATTGTCTGTGAGGTATAACATCGTCCCTATTGTCTGTGAGGTATAACATTGTCCCCATTGTATGTGAGGTATAACATCGTCCCCATTGTCTGTGAGGTATAACATCGTCCCCATTGTCTGTGAGGTATAACATCGTCCCCATTGTCTGTGAGGTATAACATTGTTCCCATTGTGAGGTATAACATCGTCCCCATTGTCTGTGAGATATAACATCGTCCCAATTGTCTGTGAGGTATAACATCGTCCCCATTGTCTGTGGGGTATAACATCGTCCCCATTGTCTGTGGGGTATAACATCGTCCCCATTGTCTGTGAGTTATAACATAGTCCCCATTGTCTGTGAGTTATAACATAGTCCCCATTGTCTGTGAGGTATGACATCGTCCCCATTGTCTGTGAGGTATGACACCGTCCCCATTGTCTGTGAGGTATAACATCGTCCCCATTGTCTGTGAGGTATAACATTGTCCCCATTGTCTGTGAGTTATAACATAGTCCCCATTGTCTGTGAGGTATAACATAGTCCCAATTGTCTGTGAGGTATAACATTGTCCCCATTGTCTGTGAGTTATAACATAGTCCCCATTGTCTGTGAGGTATAACATAGCCCCCATTGTCTGTGAGGTATGACATCGTCCCCATTGTCTGTGAGGTATAACATTGTCCCCATTGTCTGTGAGTTATAACATCGTCCCCATTGTCTGTGAGGTATGACATCGTCCCCATTGTCTGGGAGGTATGACATCGTCCCCATTGTCTGTGAGTTATAACATTGCCCCCATTGTCTGTGAGTTATAACAATGTCCCAATTGTCCGAAGGCCTAACTCAGTTTTCATTGTCTGTGAGGTATGACATCGTCCCCATTGTCTGTGAGGTATAACATTGTCCCCATTGTCTGTGAGGTATAACATTGTCCCCATTGTCTGTGAGTTATAACATCGTCCCCATTGTCTGTGAGGTATGACATCGTCCCCATTGTCTGTGAGGTATGACATCGTCCCCATTGTCTGTGAGGTATAACATCGTCCCCATTGTCTGTGAGGTATAACATCGTCCCCATTGTCTGTGAGGTATAACATTGTCCCCATTGTCTGTGAGTTATAACATTGCCCCCATTGTCTGTGAGTTATAACATTGTCCCAATTGTCTGAAGGCCTAACTCAGTTTTCATTGTCTGTTATGTCGAGCCTACTTCCCTTTGTTTGAAAGGTCGTTCATCCCGTCTGAAAAGTTTGAAATCGTTCCCATGTTACATTGTGTGAATGGTATAACTTCGTCATCATTTCTTCCACTGTCGAATTTACAGATTATATATGTCAAAGACATTCAGGCCGGCTATATGGACAATTTAGTACACAGCGAACACGATAACATTAAGCTATTTTCAGGAGCGTTATCTTCTGTTTATCTGAGGCCGTGttcaaaaatacatacataatcctacgtcattgttacatatatattttataataaactgTTTATACACGTATATCAATCATTGAAAACTTCATTATGTGGAACCTGACTTACAGACACATATATGTAAGATATACAAAATACCGTATTATTTTTCTATATCTGCTTAATATCATAGCTTGTACTATCTTAAAACATAAATATCTGTAGaaccaaatatatttattttcgaTGCTTGATCGTTTTCTAAGTATAATTCATTATGTTTTTAATGACTTTAGTTTAATTCTCCACATGGCTTTGATGTACTACGATACTCAATAACAGAATATTCACAATTTCTCGACTGAGGGCATCGATGTTTTCTCTAATATTTCTGATAATGAAATAGTGTGGGCGTTTTACTGCAAAATTCCCCGAGCCAAAACTTAATTGGGATTAGATTCTTAAATTCGACACTTACCACAGTCTTGAAATTTAACAGAATTGGCCAAAGCCATTCCTAAGAAAGCTGAAAGAATCACAAGTTTGTACACCATCTTGCTGAAAAAGTGTGAACGATAAGTGTCTGcccatctatatatatagcatgtGTGGCCTTCACCTTATATCGCTAGGTCTCGCTTCAACATACGGCTATTGCACATGTGCAGATTCATATTATAACGTACATACGATAACGATACCTATCATATAATGGGAGGTGATCGAACGGTggagatatatataatttctgtaaaGCACGAATATCATTTGATTGGACTAAGTATACATGAACTTCCGGTTATGATTTCATATCATCCAGATATATTTATAGTCCAGCTCCTGTCCGACATAATTTTACGGATGTCCCGATATCACTAGCtgacaaataaataacaagCAAAACAGATAATAATTTTATAGTGTAACTGCAGCAGTAGAATGTCGGAGAGAAATGTGAGATATACCACTAATCTTCGGACACGCCCTCGTCAGCCTCGCTTTGGACTTCTGGATTTCCCGTATCGTGATTATAACACACACTAACATGAACTACAGCAAAGGGTTTGTTTCTGAAATTCAAAATCTTCATCTAAGATAATTATAGAACGTTGGTGTGAGAGTCTTACACGGAGCCTGACTCGCGTATGTTGTAATCTTACTGACCTATATTTTGGTTAAAATTTGACTTTAAGGTATACTTTCATTGATAGTCGTCATATTGGGATTAGCGTATCTTCCATGTTTTGAATataagttttgtttgtttgtcttaTTCATATAGATTGTATCCTTCTGTGACCTACTGCGTCTGAGCATAGTATTTCTGAGCTAATTAGTATATTTAGTAAGTTCGTAACTTCTTTGGAAGTAATCATCCCTTATAATGACGATGGCGAAACCAGTGAAAATGCCCACAAAGGTTGAGCTGCAAACTTTGCATGAAATTGGCACGTCTTGGTCGTCGGCATTCCTCAGAATACGGGAGAAGAATGGGGCTTGCTTTAAACTGTAGCATCTCCAGGGCTTATTTGATAACAACGCTATTGCATTTAAACAAGTGCCTGACGATGGTGGAGGCAGAAGAAATCTGAGGGCGAGGTGCCTGTTAATCTGTTAAGAACTAATCATTTTCTGTGTTCTGAAATTTAAGACTTAAAGTCAATATTATGTTTCAATGAGGAAAACACGCATATATAAGGCAGTGAAAACATTGGAAGCGCGTTTGGATAGGCAGGCTGAACAGGCACTAAAAGAACAGACAACAAGATCAGGTATTTACAGCAATAATTGCTGCCAGGAATAATGGCCACCAAGTGGTGGTAATATCAGATCCTGTGATAGCTGATATGGGGATGAAGTTTGAGTTGTTAAGCCCCGAAACTGATCTACTCCCAATGTTTGAGAGATTACAAACTGAGATTTTATGGAGTATATAGGAAACCAGACCTTACTTTGAAGACGGAAAGAGGtgatcaaaacaaaacaagagctTCGAAGACTGCCATTTCAGTTCAAAAGCAGACGGGTTCTGTGCGGGACGGTTCCTAGGATGCTTTACCGATGAAATGCCTCGTACCGATATGAGTGGTTTGAAAAAAGACATGCAACAGATTGTGATAAATACCGCGGGGTATCTCCACCATCTAGGATGGCAACATTTGATTGTAATGTAGAATGGAGACTCTTTGAAATACAATTTCAGAGAATAGCCgggatatatatattgttcgGG
It includes:
- the LOC117342523 gene encoding NPC intracellular cholesterol transporter 2-like, with protein sequence MVYKLVILSAFLGMALANSVKFQDCGSKGATIHSVDVGGCTAEPCHLVHGKNATMVVNYTANEDVTHPTNSIYGIIAGVNVKFPSPLDCCTNKNVVCPIKKGTSSQYNIVIYVSPSYPKISVLVKLGILDDNKQDFLCLVFPAVIADS